One genomic window of Elaeis guineensis isolate ETL-2024a chromosome 2, EG11, whole genome shotgun sequence includes the following:
- the LOC105033528 gene encoding LOW QUALITY PROTEIN: cadmium-induced protein AS8 (The sequence of the model RefSeq protein was modified relative to this genomic sequence to represent the inferred CDS: deleted 2 bases in 1 codon), producing MPQVQPRRRETDVNGKLLVMIIKGLLRRYERWNPVHPTVGAFWGMGIGLGCGVGWGPGFGPEVVGYVGAGCGVGFSVGVTLAGVGVGLPRNGLIRIPLNGSGSLESARSYALTTVKSVAEDGLNYVAPHISFRKENSGRLSSCKTNIHFDHRVKLTELSKTLSMHIRSTLECFEAVKDQCWPPRKDT from the exons ATGCCTCAAGTCCAACCACGCCGGAGAGAGACGGACGTCAATGGAAAATTG TTGGTTATGATCATCAAGGGGTTGTTGAGGAGGTATGAGAGGTGGAACCCTGTGCACCCCACCGTGGGTGCCTTCTGGGGCATGGGGATTGGCCTCGGATGCGGCGTGGGATGGGGACCGGGGTTTGGACCGGAGGTCGTCGGCTACGTTGGGGCTGGCTGTGGTGTGGGATTTAGCGTCGGCGTTACTCTGGCTGGCGTTGGTGTTGGCCTTCCGCGAAATGGTCTCATCCGGATCCCACTCAATG GTAGTGGTTCTTTGGAGTCTGCAAGATCATATGCACTTACAACTGTGAAGAGTGTGGCTGAGGATGGTCTGAACTATGTTGCGCCTCATATATCTTTT AGGAAGGAAAATAGTGGAAGGCTCTCAAGTTGTAAGACAAATATTCACTTTGACCATAGAGTTAAATTAACCGAGCTGAGCAAAACTTTGTCTATGCATATTCGGTCAACTTTGGAATGTTTTGAAGCTGTCAAAGATCAGTGCTGGCCTCCCAGGAAAGATACATGA